A single window of Methanoregula sp. DNA harbors:
- a CDS encoding PAS domain S-box protein, whose translation MISVLYIDDEPALLDISRRFLQRSGDLAVDVTPSAISALELIKTKPFDAIVSDYQMPEMDGIALLKEIRSRNPDLPFILFTGKGREEVVIEAINNGADFYLQKGGDPTSQFVELEHKVKQAVRRRKAEAALQESEQRFRGIAERSSDLVMILNEHGVVTYVSPSVHAILGYLPQDVIGYTFDEQVMPKEDVAKIQRNFSKNREGVPTEKISFSVRKKDGDFAVLEGQGIPILENGTFYGIQVVLYDITERMRAEQALKESESRYRAMFENTGTAMVIIEEDTTVSLANTEFLRLTGYSQEDIEKKKSWTEFVVQDDLDRMLAQHKLRREDPKSALRHYEFRLISKTGDVRTILLNIDMIPGTKKSIASLIDLTDRSQVETELKVKSDEISTAYEQLAAVQEKLRGNIDDLTYSRQALADSQQMLQSVLDTIPVCVFWKDTSLNYLGCNQQFARDSGFDSVEGVVGKSDYDMGWKEQAEQYRADDRAVIESGIPKLNYEESQTTRDGKQIWLLTSKIPLKDTKGIIRGVLGTYENITAWKLAEQENLKKSDELQTAYEQLSSSNAVLQDNYRYATEAKQAEEIQKNRAERSIEFQKALVNLATMDAPTLRDAMNNITRTGADALHTDRASVWFFSSDGSQLVCNDLYIASRDHHSAGQTFLERDFPRYFAALQGNRTIVAADAQTDENTSELTKNYLEPSGINSVLNVPIRSGRHVVGVICLEHLGQPRTWVVEEQDFAASLADFTVIVLEKARRRLAEKDLRKSENRARITQFAVEHAAEGILWFDGNGKVVYANAATCLMLGYASEEIAQISIFDIDSSVSTARWNDYLSSKVASDSLPFETAYTKKGGERLLVEVTSDYFEYAGTIFVCSFIRDISDRKRSEKALMLANQKLNLLSSVTRHDILNKLTIVLGYLELSKMVRDRDKLEDFIKKIDDTIQVIQDQIQFTRDYQDLGVRAPEWQELEVLFAKAISQLDLGKVEVHTDLSGLVIFADPLLERVVYNLLDNALRYGERITMIRASYRLEGEEMVWVVEDDGVGIPAKDKNQIFNKGFGKHTGLGLFLAREILAITGMAIMETGFPGKGARFEIIVPQGAFRTTGD comes from the coding sequence ATGATATCGGTGCTTTACATAGATGATGAACCAGCGCTCCTTGACATATCCCGGCGGTTTCTTCAGCGGTCAGGAGATCTTGCTGTCGATGTGACCCCATCTGCCATCAGTGCGCTCGAACTGATCAAAACAAAACCGTTCGATGCCATCGTTTCTGATTACCAGATGCCGGAGATGGACGGGATTGCACTGTTAAAGGAGATACGGTCCCGCAACCCCGACCTGCCGTTCATCCTGTTTACCGGCAAGGGCAGGGAGGAGGTGGTCATCGAAGCGATCAACAACGGAGCGGATTTCTATCTCCAGAAAGGAGGTGATCCCACCTCGCAGTTTGTCGAGCTGGAGCACAAGGTAAAACAGGCAGTGCGGCGGCGGAAGGCAGAGGCCGCGCTTCAGGAGAGCGAGCAGCGGTTCCGGGGGATTGCAGAGCGAAGTTCCGATCTGGTCATGATACTCAATGAACACGGGGTGGTGACCTATGTATCCCCCTCAGTACATGCAATTCTCGGGTACCTCCCTCAGGATGTAATTGGCTATACTTTTGATGAGCAGGTGATGCCAAAGGAAGACGTTGCGAAAATACAACGCAACTTCTCAAAAAACCGCGAGGGAGTTCCGACAGAAAAAATCTCGTTCTCCGTGCGGAAAAAAGACGGGGATTTTGCGGTTCTGGAAGGGCAGGGGATCCCTATCCTTGAAAACGGGACATTTTACGGGATTCAGGTGGTGCTCTACGATATCACCGAGCGCATGCGGGCCGAACAGGCATTAAAAGAGAGCGAAAGCCGGTACCGTGCAATGTTTGAAAATACCGGCACTGCAATGGTCATCATTGAAGAGGACACCACGGTCAGCCTCGCAAATACGGAATTTTTACGGCTGACCGGCTATTCGCAGGAGGATATCGAGAAAAAGAAATCCTGGACCGAATTTGTGGTACAGGATGATCTTGACCGGATGCTTGCTCAGCACAAGCTCCGGCGGGAGGACCCAAAAAGTGCGCTCCGGCACTATGAATTCCGGCTGATATCAAAAACGGGCGATGTACGTACCATCCTTCTCAACATCGACATGATCCCAGGTACAAAAAAGAGCATTGCCTCCCTTATAGATCTGACCGACCGCAGCCAGGTGGAGACCGAACTCAAGGTTAAATCAGATGAAATCTCCACTGCATATGAACAACTGGCCGCGGTGCAGGAGAAGCTCCGGGGAAATATCGACGACCTGACATACAGCCGGCAGGCTCTTGCTGATTCACAGCAGATGCTGCAATCGGTGCTGGACACCATTCCCGTCTGTGTGTTCTGGAAGGATACGAGCCTGAACTACCTTGGATGCAACCAGCAGTTTGCCCGGGATTCGGGTTTTGACTCCGTTGAAGGCGTTGTGGGGAAATCTGACTATGATATGGGGTGGAAGGAGCAGGCAGAACAATACCGGGCTGACGACCGTGCCGTGATTGAAAGTGGCATCCCAAAACTCAATTATGAAGAATCCCAGACGACCCGGGACGGAAAACAGATCTGGCTCCTCACCAGCAAGATCCCCCTGAAAGATACAAAAGGGATTATCCGTGGCGTCCTTGGCACTTATGAGAATATCACTGCGTGGAAGCTTGCAGAGCAGGAAAACCTCAAAAAGAGCGATGAACTGCAGACCGCATATGAGCAGCTCAGTTCCTCAAATGCAGTCCTGCAGGATAATTACCGGTACGCCACCGAAGCAAAGCAGGCAGAAGAAATACAGAAGAACCGGGCGGAACGTTCGATCGAGTTCCAGAAGGCCCTCGTGAACCTAGCCACCATGGATGCACCAACCCTGCGGGATGCAATGAATAACATCACCCGTACGGGTGCCGATGCATTGCATACTGATAGGGCAAGCGTCTGGTTTTTCTCATCGGATGGCAGCCAGCTGGTATGCAATGACCTGTACATTGCCAGCCGGGATCACCATAGTGCCGGCCAGACATTCCTGGAAAGAGATTTTCCCCGGTACTTCGCTGCCTTGCAGGGTAATCGTACTATTGTTGCCGCGGATGCGCAGACCGATGAGAATACCTCGGAACTCACAAAAAATTATCTCGAACCTTCAGGGATCAATTCAGTGCTTAATGTGCCGATCCGGTCAGGACGGCATGTTGTCGGTGTGATCTGTCTTGAACACCTGGGGCAGCCCCGTACATGGGTTGTGGAGGAGCAGGATTTTGCTGCATCGCTTGCCGACTTCACCGTCATTGTGCTTGAAAAAGCGCGGCGGCGCCTTGCAGAGAAGGATCTTCGCAAAAGTGAAAACCGGGCACGCATCACCCAGTTTGCTGTAGAGCATGCGGCTGAGGGAATCTTATGGTTTGACGGGAATGGAAAGGTGGTGTACGCGAATGCCGCCACATGCTTGATGCTCGGTTATGCATCAGAAGAGATTGCACAAATCTCCATTTTTGATATCGACAGTTCCGTTTCCACGGCACGGTGGAATGATTATCTCAGTTCAAAGGTGGCATCCGACTCCCTTCCCTTTGAGACCGCTTATACAAAAAAAGGCGGTGAGCGTTTGCTTGTTGAAGTGACCAGCGACTATTTCGAATATGCCGGGACAATCTTTGTCTGCTCGTTTATCCGTGACATCAGCGACCGCAAGCGCTCTGAAAAAGCACTCATGCTGGCGAACCAGAAACTCAACCTGCTTTCCAGTGTCACCCGGCACGATATCCTTAACAAACTGACCATCGTACTCGGGTATCTCGAACTTTCTAAGATGGTGCGTGACAGGGATAAACTCGAGGATTTTATCAAAAAGATCGATGACACAATTCAGGTGATCCAGGACCAGATCCAGTTCACCCGGGATTACCAGGACCTGGGTGTCCGCGCTCCGGAATGGCAGGAACTAGAAGTTTTGTTTGCCAAGGCCATCTCACAGCTTGACCTTGGGAAGGTCGAGGTGCACACCGACCTTTCGGGCCTTGTTATATTTGCCGATCCGCTTCTCGAGCGGGTGGTGTATAATCTTCTCGACAACGCGCTGCGGTACGGGGAACGTATCACCATGATTCGTGCCTCGTACCGACTGGAGGGTGAGGAGATGGTCTGGGTTGTGGAAGACGATGGTGTAGGGATCCCGGCAAAGGATAAAAACCAGATCTTCAACAAGGGATTTGGCAAACATACCGGGCTGGGGCTCTTTTTAGCCCGGGAGATTCTCGCCATCACTGGGATGGCCATCATGGAGACCGGGTTCCCCGGTAAAGGCGCACGTTTCGAGATCATCGTCCCGCAGGGCGCATTCCGCACCACTGGCGATTAA
- a CDS encoding ATP-dependent DNA ligase produces MNSKPESAMLGVTPIRFVLHEHSARYHHFDLRLEKDGVLKSWAVPKGLPEKPKDRRLAIETEDHELSYIDYQGTIPEGEYGAGEVKIADEGTYRNVAWSEDKIEVVLYGQRFTGTYVLIRFRSAGKGEWIVLKKEP; encoded by the coding sequence ATGAATTCAAAACCAGAATCTGCAATGCTAGGGGTTACCCCGATCCGGTTTGTACTCCATGAGCACTCCGCACGCTACCACCATTTCGACCTGCGGCTGGAAAAGGACGGGGTGCTGAAGAGCTGGGCGGTTCCAAAAGGGCTCCCGGAAAAGCCAAAGGACCGAAGGCTGGCAATTGAGACAGAAGACCATGAACTTTCCTATATCGATTACCAGGGCACGATTCCTGAAGGCGAGTACGGCGCCGGGGAGGTAAAGATTGCAGATGAAGGGACGTACCGGAATGTCGCATGGTCAGAAGACAAGATTGAGGTGGTGCTCTACGGGCAGCGTTTTACAGGGACATATGTGCTCATCAGGTTCAGGAGTGCGGGTAAAGGAGAGTGGATTGTTTTAAAAAAAGAACCATGA
- a CDS encoding deoxyribonuclease IV, which yields MVKVGVHVSIAGSLDQAVDRAAGLGCDTFQMFSRNPRGWEYKPLTGIDCTTFAEKIRLSRLIPVDHMPYLPNLASPKEDVYEKSVSTLTAELARCDCLGIPYLVTHLGHHLGDGIAGGRKRVIAAINKALGFSDTHAMLLLENTAGEKNSVGSSFEHIRSIMDGIEQKNRIGICFDTCHAFAAGYELRTSDGLTSTLEQFDDVIGFGNLKAVHLNDCKGERGSGLDRHEHIGMGSIGEEGFRRILCHTAFRDLPFICETPVDERRGDEGNIRKVRELSQ from the coding sequence ATGGTAAAAGTCGGCGTCCATGTCTCAATTGCCGGCTCGCTTGACCAGGCAGTTGACCGTGCTGCAGGGCTTGGGTGCGACACCTTCCAGATGTTCTCGCGGAACCCCCGTGGCTGGGAATATAAACCCCTCACTGGCATCGACTGTACTACATTTGCAGAAAAGATCCGGTTATCCCGGTTGATCCCGGTCGATCATATGCCCTACCTCCCAAACCTCGCTTCGCCAAAGGAGGACGTGTATGAAAAATCAGTATCGACATTAACGGCGGAGCTGGCGCGATGCGATTGCCTTGGCATCCCGTATCTTGTCACCCATCTCGGCCATCACCTCGGTGACGGGATCGCGGGCGGGAGGAAGCGGGTGATTGCCGCAATCAATAAAGCGCTCGGATTCAGCGATACCCATGCAATGCTCCTGTTGGAGAACACTGCAGGAGAGAAGAACAGCGTGGGGAGTAGTTTTGAGCACATCCGGTCGATCATGGATGGCATCGAACAAAAAAACCGGATCGGCATCTGTTTTGACACCTGCCATGCATTCGCCGCCGGCTATGAATTGCGGACAAGTGATGGGCTGACGAGTACGCTGGAGCAGTTCGATGATGTGATAGGTTTTGGAAACTTAAAAGCTGTCCACTTAAACGATTGCAAAGGGGAGCGGGGGAGCGGGCTTGACCGACACGAGCATATCGGGATGGGGTCCATTGGCGAGGAAGGCTTCCGCCGCATCCTGTGCCACACAGCGTTCCGTGACCTGCCGTTTATCTGCGAGACACCGGTCGATGAGCGTCGGGGCGATGAAGGAAATATCAGGAAGGTTCGGGAATTATCCCAATAG
- a CDS encoding YbhB/YbcL family Raf kinase inhibitor-like protein: protein MKLRVYLILMLCFISALLLCGCTEPIPSSPSPVQSQAVLKPLQTISVTGTGSFSVRVDGLVPGAVLPEAYTCIGASESPAVSWDNPPQRTKSFVLILDDPDTPAGTFTHWLVYNIPPQIRQIDRGQPNAKVLANGARSGDNSAGNRGYFPPCPPPGPAHRYVFTLYALDNEISMPTAGRDSIDMAMAGHVLGQAQAVTTFRR, encoded by the coding sequence ATGAAACTCCGGGTTTATCTTATCCTTATGCTCTGTTTCATATCGGCTCTCCTGCTCTGCGGCTGCACCGAACCAATTCCCTCATCACCATCTCCGGTGCAATCGCAGGCAGTTTTGAAGCCATTGCAAACCATTTCCGTAACCGGGACAGGGAGTTTCTCCGTCCGTGTTGACGGCCTTGTGCCGGGCGCAGTATTACCGGAGGCATACACCTGCATTGGTGCGAGCGAGTCTCCTGCGGTCTCATGGGACAATCCCCCGCAGAGAACAAAAAGTTTTGTCCTTATCCTGGATGATCCGGACACTCCCGCGGGAACGTTCACCCACTGGCTTGTCTATAACATACCCCCTCAGATCCGGCAGATCGATCGGGGACAGCCGAATGCTAAAGTGCTTGCAAACGGTGCCCGGTCCGGCGACAATTCTGCGGGAAACCGGGGATATTTCCCGCCCTGCCCTCCCCCCGGGCCGGCGCACCGGTACGTGTTCACGCTGTATGCCCTCGATAATGAGATTTCAATGCCAACCGCAGGCCGTGACAGCATCGACATGGCGATGGCCGGCCACGTGCTTGGGCAGGCACAGGCAGTCACAACGTTCCGGCGCTGA
- a CDS encoding DUF308 domain-containing protein — MVRVECMCCIFDRKSLAMRGIVAVIFGLLAILTTKFVLDFLVYIFGFFAIISGIMNAGVGISSEKTELPGWLLITTGVLGIILGIFALLMPLIIAMTITILIAAWALITGISELGLAFSSKTAPHRALLALSGIIAIVFAIVLILTPVFGAYALVIVLGVYALIFGIISIFLGLSMGKAKLVVETQTIL; from the coding sequence GTGGTACGTGTGGAATGCATGTGTTGTATATTTGACAGAAAGTCCCTTGCCATGAGGGGTATCGTCGCGGTAATCTTCGGCTTGCTTGCAATCCTTACAACGAAATTTGTCCTCGATTTTCTTGTTTATATTTTTGGCTTTTTTGCAATCATCTCAGGTATTATGAATGCCGGTGTCGGCATCTCGTCTGAGAAGACCGAGCTTCCCGGATGGCTCCTGATCACGACCGGTGTTCTCGGGATTATCCTTGGAATCTTTGCGCTGCTCATGCCGCTCATCATCGCCATGACGATCACGATTCTTATCGCGGCATGGGCGCTGATCACCGGCATCTCGGAGCTCGGGCTTGCATTCTCCAGTAAAACCGCCCCGCACCGCGCCCTGCTTGCCCTCTCCGGCATCATCGCCATCGTGTTTGCAATCGTCCTTATCCTGACGCCGGTTTTTGGTGCGTATGCTCTTGTTATCGTGCTTGGAGTCTATGCACTCATCTTTGGGATCATCAGCATTTTTCTCGGACTTTCCATGGGAAAAGCAAAACTCGTGGTGGAAACCCAGACTATTCTGTAA
- the endA gene encoding tRNA-intron lyase, producing the protein MKAVFDGISVRCGRDGQVLYEQGGFGRREKDGVRFAPHEALYLLHRQKIEVDGYDFDRLLGVFAQQANVLRSYLVYRDIRERGYAVQTGPHDFRIFKRGQRPGKGESIYLVRVVSERDPILFTELIREVTTANNMRKQYVLAVVDDEDELTYYEIKIQNLPEVSPPAIYPLVTGVPAGKSIMVKIPPGSAFEQAWFGSRLDDSRVMFSQLEALYLAGEGVLSVTANGLQVTADNIFLRACESDPEFAYKATVYTDLRKKGYVPKTGYKFGHHFRVYSGARVHSEMLVHAVQTGAGLPMSTISRSVRLAHSVKKKMLFGCVYTSGIQYVEFARIKL; encoded by the coding sequence GTGAAAGCAGTATTTGACGGTATCTCGGTGCGTTGCGGGCGGGACGGGCAGGTGCTTTACGAGCAGGGGGGGTTCGGGCGAAGGGAAAAAGACGGTGTGCGGTTTGCCCCGCATGAAGCCTTGTATCTCCTCCACCGGCAAAAGATCGAGGTCGACGGGTATGATTTTGACAGGCTTCTTGGCGTGTTTGCACAACAGGCAAATGTCCTGCGCAGTTATCTTGTATACCGCGACATAAGGGAGCGCGGATATGCAGTCCAGACAGGGCCTCATGACTTCCGTATCTTTAAACGGGGACAGCGGCCCGGAAAAGGAGAGTCAATCTATCTCGTGCGTGTTGTCTCTGAACGCGACCCTATTCTTTTTACCGAGCTAATCCGCGAAGTGACCACTGCCAACAACATGCGCAAGCAGTATGTGCTCGCAGTCGTTGATGATGAGGACGAATTGACATATTATGAAATCAAGATCCAGAACCTTCCTGAAGTATCCCCTCCTGCCATATACCCCCTGGTTACCGGAGTGCCTGCGGGCAAATCCATTATGGTAAAAATTCCCCCCGGATCTGCATTTGAACAGGCATGGTTTGGGAGCCGTCTTGACGATTCACGTGTCATGTTCTCTCAACTTGAGGCATTGTACCTTGCAGGGGAGGGTGTGCTGTCGGTGACTGCAAACGGACTGCAGGTAACTGCAGACAACATCTTTTTACGGGCATGCGAAAGCGACCCCGAATTTGCGTACAAGGCAACGGTCTATACTGACCTGCGTAAAAAGGGGTATGTCCCAAAAACAGGGTACAAGTTCGGGCACCATTTCCGGGTCTATTCCGGGGCTAGGGTGCATTCTGAGATGCTCGTCCACGCGGTGCAGACCGGTGCCGGTCTTCCCATGAGTACCATATCACGGTCGGTGCGGCTTGCCCACAGCGTCAAAAAGAAGATGTTGTTTGGCTGTGTATATACAAGCGGCATTCAGTACGTCGAATTCGCCAGAATCAAACTGTGA